A genomic region of Candidatus Bathyarchaeota archaeon contains the following coding sequences:
- a CDS encoding CoA transferase, whose translation MIKAPLEGIKVLDFTHEVAGPHCTMLLGDLGAEIIKVEVPGRGDRGRHWVGMKETIFITNNRNKRSIVLDLKSEEGRKIAFELAKKVDVLVENFVPGTLKKFGLDYESVKKVNPKIVYCSISGYGQDGPYSSRPAWDPIIEAESGLMSLTGDPEPCLPSRIPASIIDYGAGVYAALAIVSALLYREKTGKGQMIDLSMLDVSALWAGYWIAYSSITGEVRERMGSAAPVGAPYQVFRTKDSYIFIAAFEDEHWKKFCQVIKAEDLLKDPLYATRESRATNRKTLIEKLSKIISTWNTKDLVDALVAVGVPCAPVNNTLEVANHPQLLHRNMIVEIEYKGQKVKIPGIPFKFSECPLKIRHLPPADVGQHTEEVLRELGLKQ comes from the coding sequence ATGATAAAGGCACCACTAGAAGGAATAAAAGTTCTAGATTTTACCCATGAAGTAGCTGGACCGCACTGTACGATGCTTTTGGGTGATCTTGGCGCTGAAATAATCAAAGTCGAAGTACCGGGAAGAGGCGACAGAGGAAGACACTGGGTCGGCATGAAAGAAACCATATTCATAACAAACAACAGAAACAAGAGAAGTATCGTTTTAGACCTCAAAAGCGAAGAAGGAAGAAAAATAGCGTTTGAATTGGCAAAAAAAGTTGATGTCCTAGTTGAAAACTTTGTTCCCGGGACCTTGAAAAAGTTTGGCCTAGATTATGAAAGCGTCAAAAAGGTTAACCCAAAGATAGTTTATTGTTCAATTTCAGGGTATGGGCAAGACGGCCCGTACAGCAGTCGTCCGGCGTGGGATCCGATCATCGAGGCTGAGTCTGGGTTGATGTCGCTTACTGGAGACCCTGAACCATGTTTGCCTTCAAGGATACCTGCCTCAATCATAGACTATGGCGCCGGTGTCTATGCAGCTTTAGCAATAGTTTCGGCTTTACTATACAGAGAGAAAACCGGGAAAGGACAGATGATTGACCTTTCAATGTTGGATGTTTCCGCGTTATGGGCTGGATACTGGATTGCCTACAGCTCAATAACAGGGGAAGTCAGGGAAAGAATGGGTTCCGCTGCACCAGTTGGAGCACCCTACCAAGTTTTCAGAACTAAGGATTCATACATTTTCATTGCAGCCTTTGAAGATGAGCACTGGAAGAAGTTCTGCCAAGTTATAAAAGCAGAAGACCTTTTAAAAGACCCTCTATATGCAACGAGAGAAAGCAGAGCTACGAACAGAAAAACCCTCATAGAAAAGCTTAGCAAGATAATCAGCACATGGAACACTAAAGATTTGGTGGACGCTCTAGTTGCTGTGGGCGTGCCATGTGCCCCCGTAAACAATACGTTGGAAGTGGCAAACCACCCGCAACTGCTCCACCGAAACATGATTGTCGAAATCGAATACAAGGGACAGAAAGTAAAAATTCCAGGGATACCCTTCAAATTCTCGGAATGTCCGCTAAAAATTAGGCATCTCCCACCAGCGGACGTGGGACAACACACAGAAGAAGTTCTCCGTGAACTCGGGCTAAAACAATAG